In Chroogloeocystis siderophila 5.2 s.c.1, the genomic stretch TCGTTGTCGAGGGCGTTGTTTTCCAAAAGAATAATTTCAGCGATCGCACATACGCTGCTATGAATAAGTATAATTAATAAATCTTTTAAATAGACGAGCTACTATCAAGTTGCGATCGCGCTGATTATTAAGCTTACAATACTCGCTGACGCTCTTGTACATATTAAGTGTGAGCGTGAGTGAGTCATGTTATTTAAATTACAAAAGCCAGGATTCAGATTATTGATTAGGGTGGCAATCGCATTTTTTGTGCTTAACCTCGTGTTAGGCTTGCATCGCTACTACAGCTTTTACGCGACGTTTGACCAAGGCATTTTTAATCAAGTATTTTGGAACAATCTTCACGGCAGATTTTTTCAAAGTTCGCTTTCCTCAAGTTTGTCTACGAATGTCGTGCATAGTGGCGAAATTCCCGAAGTTTACTATCACCGTTTAGGACAACACTTCACCCCAGCCTTACTGCTGTGGCTACCGATTTACGCCTTGTTTCCTTCGCCAGCGACTCTTACAGTTTTACAAGTGTCTTTTGTGACTGCGGCGGGTTTAGTGTTATATGCGCTAGCGCGACACTATATTGCACCACCAATCGCAGCAATGATTACTGCTAGCTTCTACGCCGCGAATGCAGTTTTAGGTCCAACGCAGTCGAATTTTCATGATATCAGCCAAATTCCTTTATTTGTCTTTGGGCTACTTCTAGCAATGGAAAAACGCTGGTGGTGGCTATTTTGGCTGCTTGCAGTTTTAACTTTAGCTGTGCGGGAAGATAGCGGGATTGTGTTATTTGGAGTTGGTTTTTATTTAATCGCTAGTAGACGCTATCCGCGCGTGGGACTTGCCGTGTGTGCGCTTGGTTGTGGTTATATTCTGGTACTAACCAATGCGATTATGCCTCTATTTTCACAAGATATTTCTCGCCGCTTCATGTTAGAACGATTTGGACAGTATGCAGATGGTCCAGAAGCTTCGACATTAGATATTATTTGGGGAATGATTAGCAACCCCTGGCGGTTGATTGTTGAATTATTTACGCCGTTTTTTGGCACAATTAAATACTTAATCGGTCAATGGTTGCCGTTAGCGTTTGTACCTGCTATTGCGCCTGCATCGTGGGCGATCGCAGGGTTTCCGTTACTTAAATTATTCTTAGGTCAAGGACAATCAGTATTAGCGATCAACATTCGCTATGCAATGACGGTTGTACCAGGTTTATTTTATGGCGCAATTCTTTGGTGGTCGAGACATCCTAGAAAGTTTAAACCTGTATTTCGTCGCTTTTGGGTAGCTTGTATTTGTTTATCGTTGTTTTTCTCTTTTACTTCTAGCACTTCAAGTCTCAATCGCAGTTTTTACTTTTTATTACCTGATTCATTTAACCCTTGGGTTTATGTTTCGCTCCCGCAACAATGGCATCATGTCAGACAAATGCGATCGCTGCTTGCGCAAATTCCGGCTGATGCGAGCGTGTCTGCAACGACATATATCGTACCTCATCTTTCGAGTCGTCGCGAAATTCTCCGTTGGCCTATGCTACAACTACGTAACGATGCGCGAGAAGTGATTGAGATGGAGTATGCGATCGCAGATTTATGGCAATTACAGCAGTATCAAGCCGCGTTTGACGAAGAACGGCAATTATTACAAACTAGCATCGCGGCGATCGATCAACTTACCAGTAACCAGCAATACGGAGTTATTGGTTTTCAAGATGGTGTCATTTTGATGCAACGCGGTGTAGTTTCGCTACCTCAAGCCGTAACAGCGTGGTTAACCTTCCGACAACAAATCGTCAAAACTATGATTTGAAGTTGATATCTTTGAATAATGGTAGTAACTTATGGCTTATTGCTACCCATGACCAATTACCAGTCTTCATCAACAATCCTAACGCTTACGTTTAAAGTCTGTCTCAGGGAAGAAAAATACTTATATCTATTGACAGATAATTGGATATACCGTCGTTGGACTGAACTCAGTTATTAGCCAAATTAATTAATAGCGCTGACTTAGAAATATTACGCTGGAATTTAACAGCTTCGCAGGAGATTCATCGCAGAAACGGTTAGAAGGAAGAATATGGCATTGGAAAGTGGATTTCTACCTGACGAAGCGCATTCACTGTCGCAGATGGAGATGTTAAATGCAGATTACTACAAACGTTACTTAGAAGTAGTCTGCAACAACGCTACGCTTGCGATCTTCATCATGGACGATCCGTTCCTCGTGTATCTTACAATTGCAAGGCGTGCGCGTTCTCGTCGTAGAC encodes the following:
- a CDS encoding DUF2079 domain-containing protein, with the translated sequence MAIAFFVLNLVLGLHRYYSFYATFDQGIFNQVFWNNLHGRFFQSSLSSSLSTNVVHSGEIPEVYYHRLGQHFTPALLLWLPIYALFPSPATLTVLQVSFVTAAGLVLYALARHYIAPPIAAMITASFYAANAVLGPTQSNFHDISQIPLFVFGLLLAMEKRWWWLFWLLAVLTLAVREDSGIVLFGVGFYLIASRRYPRVGLAVCALGCGYILVLTNAIMPLFSQDISRRFMLERFGQYADGPEASTLDIIWGMISNPWRLIVELFTPFFGTIKYLIGQWLPLAFVPAIAPASWAIAGFPLLKLFLGQGQSVLAINIRYAMTVVPGLFYGAILWWSRHPRKFKPVFRRFWVACICLSLFFSFTSSTSSLNRSFYFLLPDSFNPWVYVSLPQQWHHVRQMRSLLAQIPADASVSATTYIVPHLSSRREILRWPMLQLRNDAREVIEMEYAIADLWQLQQYQAAFDEERQLLQTSIAAIDQLTSNQQYGVIGFQDGVILMQRGVVSLPQAVTAWLTFRQQIVKTMI